Within Triticum dicoccoides isolate Atlit2015 ecotype Zavitan chromosome 1B, WEW_v2.0, whole genome shotgun sequence, the genomic segment GCCACCAGCAAGAACAATGACAACCAGTTCACGAAACGGGTTCTAGAGTGCTGGAGCAGCTTCTTGAGAAGGCAACACACTCAAGATCgatagagagtgagggagagatagAGGgatggagagagggagggaggaaagAGGGAAAAGAACTTGCAGGTACACATTGGTAGGACAATCATGTTTTGAAATATAAATGTGATTTGGTGGTAACTTACCATTGTGATTGTACCTAATTTGTCAGACATCATAACTTTCATGACAAATGTCTTGTAGAAATGTTCTTCGATAAATAtggttttagatttttattttagtaTGGTTATAAATTTATCCATTCACTTATCACTCCACAAAAAATAATTGGGAGAAGGAATGAAGGTAGAAAATAAGAGCGCTTTATAACAGCAAAAAAAGTACTCGCCAATGGAGCATGTTGCAATGCACAAGCGTTCTACTAGTTTTTATAGGAGTAGAAATAGATTTGGATGAGTTATTTCAGTTTTATTGAGAACTATTTCGCATGAGAATACCAAATTTTTCAGGCCATTGCCACTGAAAGGTTTTGTAAGAATAACATTGCTTCATTTTGAACTGAGGATGGTAGTTTGGTTGAAGATCACCCTGGAAAAGAAGCCCTCCTTCATTCTACTTATAAATCCAGGTTAGGCACTACAGCCTCATGTGATATGTGCCAGCAATCATTCCGCGTGCTTGTAATCTTGATCATCTTACTGGTCCATTCACCGAGGAAGAAATTGATGGGattgtaaaagaaatgcctcctgaTCGTGCTCCTGGACCTGATGGATTTAGTGGAGCATTTCTTAAAGCTTGCTGGCCCATTATCAAACATGACTTCTATGCGCTTTGCTCCCAATTCTTTGAAGGCACTCTGGATATCACTAGCATCAATGATGGTTTCATTACACTGATACCCAAGGTCAACTCACCCGAGTCAGTCAATGATTACAGACCAATTACTCTTCTTAACTGCTGTCTAAAGTTGATCACGAGTTATCCTCCAACTGGTTCACCGTAATCAATACGGATCCTCAAAGGACGGACCATACAGGATTGTCTCGCGTGGGCTTATCAGTATATCCACCAATGTCACACTTCGGGCAAGGAGATTGTTCTGCTTAAACTAGACTTCGCCAAAGCGTTTGAGACAATTGCTCACGAGCCCATGATCAATATAATGAGGCATATGGGGTTTAACGAGCGTTGGATTGCTTGGATCAACTGCCTCTTCTCTTCTAGTCGATCTTTAGTTCTACTAAATGGAGTGTCGGACCGTCAATTCCTCTGTAAATGTGGGGTCAGGCAAGGAGACCCGCTCTCCCCACTAATCTATGTCCTCGTGGCAGAGTTACTCCAGGCTGCTGTTAATGATATGTTCAGACAAGGCAGAATCCATCTCCCATTCCCTTGCAAAGGACAAACTAATTATCCTGTCCTTCAATATGCGGACGATACACTAATAGTCCTCCCTGCATGCATTCAGCAAGCCACAGTGATTAAGCAACTCCTCTCTGACTATGCCTCCTCTATTGGGCTTAAGATCAACTTTCACAAGTCCACTTTGATACCCATCAACCTAGGCCTGGAGGCAATGAACAATCTGGCAAGAGTATTTGGATGTGCAATTGGATCTATGCCCTTCACCTACCTTGGCCTTCCATTAGGCACGACCAAACCCTCCATCCAAGAGCTCATGCCTCTGGTCTGCAGATTAGAGAGGCAACTCACGTCCACAATTGCTATGATGTCCTATGGAGGCAAACTTGCTTTGTTAAATGCATCAGTCACATCGCTCCTTGTGTTTGCCATGTGCACGCTTAAGTTCCCTCCTAAACTGATTGAGATCCTTGACAAAATCAGACGTAGATGCGTTTGGACTAAGAAGACAAAGCAAGGGGACAAATGTAATTCCCTGTCCGCTTGGGACTTGGTCTGCGGACCCAAGAAAAAGGGAGGGCTAGGCGTGATCAACTTAAAGATTCATAATGAGGCTCTGCTGCTAAAATTCCTGCATAAATTCTTCAACAAACTGGATATTTCGTGGGTGAATCTCATCTGGGACAATCATTACGTTGACAAAATACCTCATCTGGTCGACACAGTTGGCTCGTTCTGGTGGAAGGACATCTTAAAACTCACCCCCATTTTCCGCGGGATCACGTTTGTTCAGGTGGTTGACGGTAAGACGACGCTCTTTTTGGAAAGATCTGTGGAAGGAGGAAATTCTCCAAACATCCCACCCCCGTGCTTTCTCATTTGCCATCCACGAAGACATTTCTGTGGCTGACGCAATGCATAGTACGGATCTGCATGAAACCTTTCACCTGCCTGTCTCGCCACAAGTGCTTGAAGAAATCCAAGATATGCACTCCCCTCCTCATTGGATATCCCCCTCGACCTCATTACACGATGTATGGCATTACTCGTGGGGATCATCGTACTATCAACTAAAGGACTACTATAACAACTACTTTAGGGACAGGAAGGCACACCATGCCTTCCAACATTTGTGGAAATCGAGATGTACCATGAAAATCAAAGTGTTGGGCTGGTTGCTCTTCCTTGACAGGCTCAACACATGCAACATGCTCAAAAGGAGGCATTATAACATTGGTGATAATTTTGACTGCATCCTATGTGGCCAACACGTCGAGGAAACTGTCGACCATATGATCTTCACTTGCCCGTTCAGTCAAAGCTGCTGGGCCTAGCTCCACATTGTGTGGGCACCATTTGACAGCCGCCTAGATCTTCTCCAAACTACAAAAGACTCTTGGCCGAACCCTTTCTTCTTTGAAACATTCCTTACCTCGGCTTGGAGCATttggaaagaaagaaacaacaaaAATTTCAGAGGAGTGGCTCCAGCGGTGGGGACCTGGCTGACACGATTCAAAGAGGACCTACAGCTTCTCCAACATAGAGTTAAAGCAGCACGTAGAGCTGCCTTTGTCACCTTTTGTAACTCCATTGTATAGCCAATAACTTGATTTGTCTTATAGCTCTCTAGCTGCACACTAGGTGCAAAGGTGCACCCTGTAACTTGGTTGGCTGACATGTCTATGTAAACACCCCATTTATATAGATATATGAAAAAATAGTAGGGGTTTTCCCCCTACTGTCAAGTCTCTCAAAAAAAACTATTTCTCATGAAAAAGTTTTAGATGTTGAGGAAATAAACTACGAGaagttggatcttcaaagccaaagTTGTATAGTACCAAGGATCAGAAGTCTCTATTCCTAAGGGGTTGTTATCCTGTTACTGTTTATTTTCGGCCGGTTTTTTCGTCCCACCCCACCACCCCCACCCACTCGTTTAATATCTTTACAACTAATCAAGAAATGAAAAACACCATTCTGCCACTCCTCCCACCACCAAGCATGAAATCAAGCCATTAATGTAATTAATAGACAAACAATTTATTATGTGTGCTATTAATTGAGTATGTTTAAGTAAGGAATTTTTCACGCTAAATCTAGCACAAAATAAATTTGAAAAATCAAGCCATTAATGTAATTAGTAGCGAGACAATTAATTACGCATGCAATTAATTAAGTCTGTTTAAATAAATATTTATTCACAACAAATTAATTTGGCAATCAAGCCATTAATGCAATTAATAGGTAGACAATTAATTGTGTATGCTATTAATTGAGTCCATTTAAGTAAGGATTTTTTTCATGCCAAAATGAGCACATAATCATTTTGGAAATCAAACAATTAATGCAATTAATAGGCAAAGAATTAATTACGCATGTAATTAATTAAGTCTATTTAATTAGTAGGTTTTTTCACATCAAATCAATTTGCAAATCAAGACATTAATGCAATTAATATGTAGAAAATTAATTACGCATGCTATGATATGTATCAGTATTTCTCCTACATAAGAAATCTAATGTCCCACCAAAAACACTCACCAAAAGCACACAACTCTTGCATGACCAGTTTTAATAGTTGAAAAAGCTAAGAGCCCTACTAGTATCGCAAAGAGAAAAGTTATAGATAGCAATGGCAAAGCTCCTAAGCATAATGTTGGTCCTTGCCATTGTAGCAGTAACCGTATTTGCTGACGAATGCGAGAAGGACCGAATAGACATGAAACGGGAGTGTCGGCGGTACCATACATGGCCAGCTGAGCCAAAACTCATCCCATCAGAGGCGTGTTGCGCCGTGTGGCAGAGAGCAAATGTCCCTTGCCTTTGCAAAGATGTCAACAAGGATAAAATGAAGGTATTATGCATGGATAAGGTTGTGTTTGTCGCCAAGTATTGCAAGAGGCCATTCACGCCTGGATCCAAGTGTGGAAGTAAGTGAAATAAATGTTATTGTAGCCATATTTAAACAATATAATTTTGATTTATGTATATTTCTTCATGTTATATATAGATGCTCTTTTGAATTCATATGATTGAAAAATATTTTTCTTGGGTGTTTTTGCAGTCTATACCATTCCTAATCATGCTTGATGCTGTCTGGATACTACAAGGAGAAACAATGGATTTAGTTCATTTTTTCTGCGTTCACTATAACTTCCTTCTAAGATCGAGAATGTGTGGCTTGGGCTGAGAAATGTTTGTGCTGAACAAACTTTGTAAAAATAATTTGAAATTATAATAATATTTTCTCCTCTTATGCCATTGTATCTTTCAAGGTGTAGATTCTCCAAGACATTTTGTTGATTTGCTGAGAATTGTTGTTTGCTCCATACTTTCTTGGAGAAGTCTAGCTGAGAGCATAATTCAGAAGATAAAAAAGATCGTTAAACTTCTCTTTTCTAGGCATATTTACGAAAGACCAAGGCATTCACCAACTCCAATTTTTATGGGAGTTGAGATAGATTTTGGACGAGTTATTTTAGTTGTATTGAGAACCATTTCACATGAAAATGTTTTGGAGTTGAGAAAATAAACTATGAGAAGTTGGATCTTGAAAGTCAATGTTTTACAATAAGCAAACAAGTAATTACGCATGCTATTAATTGAGTCTATTTAAGTATGTATTTTTTCACGCCAAATCGAGCACCAAAACTATTTGGAAATCAAGCCATTAATGCAATTAATATGTAGACAATTAATTATGCATGCAATTAATTAAGTCTATTTAGTAGGGATATTTTCATATCAAATCAATTTTGAAATCAAGCCATTAATGTAATTAATAAGAAAAAATTAATTACATGTGCTATTAATTAAGTCTGTTGAAGTAGGGATTTTTTCACACCAAATGAATTATGAATCAATTAATTAATGCAAAAAAAGCATCTGAGCACAAAATCAATTTGAAAATCAAATCATTAAAAAAATTAATACACATAACATGTGCATTCAATTAAATCTATTTAAGTAGGTAATTTTTTTCATGTCAAATCAATTATGAAAGCAAGtcattaatgcaattaattaatTACTCTGACACTTAATTAGGGAAGCGGATAGTAGTAGGAATTTTTTTTCAATGGTATACCTACCTATTAAATGCCAGGGGGGCTGGATTGTACGTGGTATGTCCAACTCCCTCACCTCGATCCCCTCTAAAAAAACATACCCTCCCACATCCCCACACGCACAAAAAAACCCTACCTCCCATGCTTcacgcaaaaaagaaagaaaaaacatagtCCTCCTCCCGATCTCCCCACCACCATGATCTATTGTGTACCGCGTCGCTAGGGTAACATTCTCTGAAATAACGACATGCCTCATGGTTGATCCAGTCACTGTGTGCGTCATTAGAGGGGAGCCCAAGGAGCATGCCTTTGGGTCGATCTAGTCACAGCCACGCATCATCCTCATGGATCTAGTGTGGAAAGAGAGAGGGTGCCAAGACATGAGCTTTGGGTTTTCGGTGCAGCTCTGGGGATGCGATGACTGGGAGGAAGATCCCCGCCCTCGGGCGACACATCTTGGTGTAGAGATAAGTTGTCGTCGAGGTTGTGTTGTGCTCATCTCCTTAGATCCCGTGGTCATGGCCGGAGCCGTGTCATGAAGAGTAACTCACGGTCGATCCAGAGCCATGTGAGTTGAGCAGCCAAGCAGGATCCCAACCCACTACCTCTAATGATTGAAGCTAGAAGGTGGAAGATGGACGATGAGGAGGGCGGCGCTGGTAGGAGGACGAGATGCGTGAGGTAGGCCATGCCGGTGTCATGGAGTGGTACTTGCAGGAAGAGTCCTCGCGCATGTGACCTTCTTCACTCGATTGATCTCCCTCTTACCATCATTTTCCCATCCATGCATTATTTCCATCATGGGGCGACTGCTGTAGCGGATACACGGGCGAGCATAGGATCAACTTAGCAGCCGACACCTTGAGAGCCAAAGCGAGTTGTGGGGAATCTGCACACGCTGGCTTGACACCACCAGAAGAGGTCATGTGTCGACACTTGGAAGGAGGCCACCATGGATGTCCACTTCAACGAACTCCCTCAGCAGGTACCATCACACACAACTCCTAGATGACCCCTACCTCTATCTACCTAACCCAATCAACAATGGAAATCAGTGATGCCATCTGCAACATGTTCCACCAAAAGCTACTGATAAGCAAAAAATTTGGTATAAAACAGAACAATTGCTCAGTTCCGGTGCTAGAACTATTTATTGTGTAACATTATGATCCATTTTCTATTGATTGTGTTCGGAAGGAACACCATTTCTGAACAAATGAGGCTGGTGAGGTCACAAGGTAAGGAAAAATAGATATTACTTATTGCCACTCATTCTCTGCATGACTCTGTTGAGATGTTTACATATCACCTGTATATTTATATAGATGTTCTAAAGTTACTTCAGCTGCTATGATTAACTAGACAAGTAACTGATTTATGGAGCTAAGTTGAGGTTGTACATGTTTCTATCCTTGTATCATATATGATCTATTGAACCTTAGGATTTAAGTTCATGTACCATATTTAAAAAATACACACACGAAAGTAACATAGAAAATACACATGATAACTGGTTTTCATTGATAAAGGAAGGGCGCGAGCATGCCAATTGTATAGGGAAAAGGAAGAAAATGCAAACTAAAATGAAAAACTAAATGGAAGAATGATATAATTTCATGATAAGATGTCGACCACTAGCAACTGCCCACAAGAGCACTCCGGTAGTAGGTCCTAAGGCACACATATTTCTTGATTAGTACTAGCATGCATGTCAATAAAGGTCACATGCTATGTCAAATATGTAATGCTTGATCCATCATTCTTTTGCCTATAGTTTATGATTTGTTTTCAATTATGCAATTTAGAAAATCTATATGTTATTATGCAGTTATACCATGTTAGTATCAGCACGGAGGACAGTAAAGTGATTATTAGTTAAAAAGCATAGGCCAAGCATGATATGTTCTAATCTGTAGTTACCTACGCTCTGTTATAAAGTAGTCATGCATTTTGTGATTATCAAGCTTCAATTGCATGAAGCTTTCGTTGATTAATTTCATCTTATGTAGGTTCGTCGTAAGCAAGGATGCCTCATATAGTTGTGGTAGATGATGTCCATTGGTTCCGTCAGGCGACAACTAACTAGGTTGTAGGGCGTATGGGACAAGTCTTTCACAAGAGGAGAATTTCCATGTACacccttcgtcccataatgtaagacgtttttttacaCTAGTAGTACATATGTTGGTTTTTACGAATGCACTACTTTTTTATTTTGGTTGTTGGTACATCATGAAGAAAAACATGAGCTACAAAATAAAATTCACTAATTAGACATAATGATTGCTCACATAATTTTTGAAGTGTGTGTTGCCACACATATCCATTTAATAAGAACAATATCTATATTAAAAATCTGAGAGTTTGTACAATTCCTGAATGTATGTGGTTAACATGTAATTGTGAAAGAAAAAAGGAATATAGGAAGTCATTCACTAATGAGATGACATAGATGATTTTTTCTTTGGGGTTGCATTGTAGCCGGTAGCAACACACGGGCCTTCTACTAGTTCTAAGTAGTGTAGGTGACTCAATAATGCTAAATTAAATCATCAACAATGAAATTTATTGACATGTGCATGCATGGAATGTGGAGAGGTCTACACATGTAATGTTGAGGATGTACAGTAATCTCCGATGATCAGTTCATGGACCATATAACTTTCACCACGATAAGATCATCCATCCAAATTTGTACTCCCTCcttctcaaaattcttgtcttagatttgtctaaatacggatgtatctagttacgttttagcgttagatacatccgtatctagacaaatttaagacaagaattttggacggagggagtactatgtactaGCTCGCCAAAAACAGCATGGGAGACCAACTTGTCTTCCTACCTCGTCGAAGGCTCAGTTAGCTCGCCTTCTAATTAAAAACATTAACGTGTGCAGAAGGGGCGAACGCTCGCGCGTGCCACATCCTCAGGTTTTACTGTCGCAGGTTATTTACAACACTCACCTCGCTCTTGTGACTGACCCACGTACAGTCAAACGCTCCTCCCTGTGATTTTCCTTacccacaaagcatgtctaaaaaaATCacgaagcaagcctcaatcccGCACGCAACCGCATCGCTTTCTCACGTcccaccgccgccgcgcctccccctccccgctccTCTCTCCTAGCCGTATACCAGCCctgcgccgccccctcctccttgacTTCCTATCTCCTTCTCTGGGTTGACCAATCATTATGGTACGAGGTGGAGGACGATGTGGGGATCATCGTTGCCACGCACGGCAAGATCGGTGGCGAGCCCGACGCCAGTGCTACCAACATCGCCACCATCGCGCTCGAGGAAGGCGTGGGCGCGGCGGACCAGATGCAGTGGCAGTAGCTGATGCGACTCTTGCGGCGCTGGGAGGCCAGGCGATGGAGAGGACCAGATCGCCTTGTTTCCGGCCTCCGTGTAGCAGGGCCATTCGATCCAGGGGGAGCACCGGTTTGGGATCTGTTGTGGCCAGGTATGCTCCTCTGCCTCCACTTCCCTTGGATCCACTGCCCCTCGAGATGTACGGATACGAGGACTGCGTGGAGTGGAGGCAACACTGCTATTGGAGCGACATTAGGGACAGCATAGTTAGACCACTGATTCAATACCCCCATCCGGATGTTGCCTGTATTTCTGTTTGATCTTTGTGACTGCAAACAGCAAGATATGCTGAAACCATAAACATCTATCCATAGCTTAGTGTTGTATGCTGTCACTCGCTCACTCTCTCGGTTCAGTTTAGGGATATTTTCTTAGTGCCTTTACATATTTATTATGTTGTGCTGATTCTTGCATATTCCTGCAAGTGAATCTCTTATGGTGAACTATTTTTGAGTGTGCTATTTATTTCTTCATTGATTTAATCTGTAGTTCAGTTGAGGTATTACTAAACTCCCTTGGTGTGTTTTGCAATGCTGCTGTTACACGTTGTTGTGCTGATTGTATATTCCTACAGGTGAATCTCTTATGGTTATTGCTGATTTTAATGCTCATCGGTACA encodes:
- the LOC119311821 gene encoding uncharacterized protein LOC119311821 — translated: MAKLLSIMLVLAIVAVTVFADECEKDRIDMKRECRRYHTWPAEPKLIPSEACCAVWQRANVPCLCKDVNKDKMKVLCMDKVVFVAKYCKRPFTPGSKCGIYTIPNHA